In Bacteroidales bacterium, one DNA window encodes the following:
- a CDS encoding L,D-transpeptidase family protein, with protein MRKLLKGILIAGIIVVVGGVTSIIAINMKPDPPVVEMDQARLALAAARNIKAETYARETFEQARLLYDSAMACWNRENSKFFLNRDFSGVIQMAKLSEQTSALAAELSLKSSSTIEATVKTKLKYLSKLVDEVNVLSRFPLSPRIMDRLAKGKLALSEGQAAFAQDMLVQSNLKVTEAETHLEVAHKEAYKVINNYFGHYNTWKSWKEQTIRESKQKKITSILVDKFAGKCYVYKNGQLTNEFDAELGKNWIGDKRQKGDRATPEGLYKVVDKKEGHRTKYYKALLINYPNDEDKKQFNAEIANGTLSKKSKIGGLIEIHGDGGKGTDWTDGCVALTNSDMDKIYKLVQNGTPVTIIGSAVSLDVILNDKKQ; from the coding sequence ATGAGGAAGCTTTTAAAAGGTATATTAATAGCAGGTATTATAGTAGTAGTAGGAGGTGTAACCTCAATCATTGCTATTAATATGAAACCTGACCCTCCGGTGGTTGAGATGGATCAGGCCAGACTGGCTTTAGCAGCTGCGCGAAATATTAAGGCTGAAACTTATGCACGCGAAACATTTGAGCAGGCGCGACTACTTTATGACTCAGCAATGGCTTGCTGGAACAGGGAGAATTCGAAATTTTTCCTTAACAGAGATTTTTCAGGAGTAATTCAGATGGCAAAATTGTCAGAACAGACTTCTGCTTTGGCAGCTGAGTTGTCCTTAAAATCATCCAGCACCATTGAAGCAACCGTGAAAACAAAATTAAAGTACCTATCAAAATTAGTTGATGAGGTAAATGTTTTATCTCGCTTTCCATTGTCACCAAGGATAATGGATCGGTTGGCTAAAGGGAAACTGGCACTCAGTGAAGGACAAGCTGCTTTTGCACAGGATATGCTGGTACAATCGAACCTAAAAGTTACCGAAGCAGAGACTCACCTGGAAGTTGCACACAAAGAAGCCTACAAAGTAATTAATAACTATTTTGGCCATTATAATACATGGAAATCCTGGAAGGAGCAGACAATAAGGGAGTCGAAGCAGAAGAAAATCACCAGTATTCTGGTTGATAAATTTGCCGGAAAATGCTATGTCTATAAAAATGGCCAATTAACCAATGAGTTTGATGCTGAGTTGGGTAAAAACTGGATCGGTGATAAACGTCAAAAAGGTGATCGTGCCACTCCGGAGGGGCTTTACAAAGTCGTTGATAAGAAGGAGGGACACAGAACCAAGTACTATAAAGCCTTGCTCATTAACTACCCTAATGATGAAGATAAAAAGCAGTTTAATGCTGAAATCGCCAATGGAACGCTGTCAAAAAAATCAAAGATCGGTGGATTGATCGAAATTCACGGAGACGGAGGCAAAGGGACTGACTGGACAGATGGTTGTGTTGCACTGACAAACAGTGATATGGACAAAATTTACAAGTTGGTGCAAAATGGAACTCCTGTTACAATTATTGGATCAGCAGTAAGTTTGGATGTAATTCTCAACGACAAAAAGCAGTAA
- a CDS encoding L,D-transpeptidase, with protein MTTVNSPSISRSDRSNTVHGEEISFKGMFLQNRAVKITLTILFTVLGTMIFALFSIWFILFGTPVTQEFFVKQSAIPVISDSISQVDKQYDQDIASARKELQKLNTTYTSLTPSQPFLVINTTKNHFFLYNKKEVIREGFCSSGSYIQLKSNDDREWIFKTPKGMRTVKGKTTSPVWRKPDWAFIEDGLPVPSGDHPSRYERGVLGDYALSLGDGYLIHGTIYKRFLGMPVTHGCVRLSDDDLEQVYKTLSIGSKVYIY; from the coding sequence ATGACAACTGTCAACTCACCATCAATTTCGCGAAGTGATAGGTCAAATACGGTACATGGAGAGGAAATTTCTTTTAAGGGAATGTTTTTGCAAAACAGGGCTGTAAAAATCACATTGACGATTTTATTTACTGTATTGGGAACCATGATATTTGCTCTGTTTTCAATCTGGTTTATCCTATTTGGCACACCTGTTACACAGGAGTTCTTTGTAAAACAAAGTGCTATACCGGTCATCTCTGATTCCATTTCCCAAGTTGATAAACAATATGATCAGGACATTGCTTCAGCAAGGAAAGAACTCCAAAAGCTAAACACAACCTATACTTCGCTAACACCAAGTCAACCATTTTTGGTGATTAACACAACCAAAAATCATTTCTTTTTATACAATAAAAAAGAGGTAATCAGAGAAGGATTTTGCAGTTCGGGAAGTTATATACAACTCAAATCAAATGATGACCGTGAGTGGATATTCAAGACACCCAAAGGAATGCGCACGGTAAAAGGTAAAACGACATCGCCTGTTTGGAGGAAGCCCGACTGGGCATTCATCGAAGATGGGCTCCCTGTACCCTCTGGTGATCACCCTTCGAGATATGAAAGAGGTGTATTGGGTGATTATGCGCTGAGTCTTGGCGACGGTTACCTGATACATGGAACCATTTACAAGCGATTTCTTGGAATGCCTGTTACACATGGCTGTGTCAGGCTAAGTGATGACGATCTGGAGCAGGTTTACAAAACCCTCAGCATTGGTTCAAAAGTTTATATATATTAA
- a CDS encoding sigma-70 family RNA polymerase sigma factor, with amino-acid sequence MKTKDYDKLTDEELVQKITWDGATELFSILYKRYYHKVLEKSYGLLKNRELSKIFAQDILSRVFEKLSGFRGNSSFSSWVYSITYNYCIDYLRTNKKLHYPEWNQEHELPEIVDVTEEDLTDLHYTRLLELLDRLHTEEKALLMMKYQDDLSLKDIASSMRLTESAVKMRLMRARARLIFLYKTLYGHYS; translated from the coding sequence ATGAAAACAAAAGACTATGATAAACTGACGGATGAGGAACTGGTGCAAAAAATCACCTGGGATGGGGCGACTGAACTTTTCAGCATCTTATACAAAAGGTACTATCACAAAGTACTTGAAAAGAGCTATGGCCTCTTAAAAAACAGGGAATTATCAAAAATTTTTGCCCAGGATATTCTTTCAAGGGTTTTCGAGAAGTTATCAGGCTTCAGGGGAAATTCCTCCTTCAGTTCATGGGTCTATTCGATCACTTACAATTATTGCATCGATTATCTCAGGACGAATAAAAAATTACACTATCCTGAATGGAATCAGGAGCACGAACTACCTGAAATTGTTGATGTAACAGAAGAAGACCTGACCGATCTTCATTATACAAGGTTACTCGAGTTACTTGACCGGTTACATACGGAAGAAAAAGCCCTTTTAATGATGAAATACCAGGATGACCTGTCGCTAAAAGACATCGCTTCATCTATGAGGCTTACCGAGAGTGCGGTGAAAATGCGGCTTATGCGCGCCAGAGCAAGGCTGATCTTTCTTTACAAAACTTTATACGGTCATTATTCCTGA
- a CDS encoding SDR family oxidoreductase: MKRFDDKVVVITGASSGIGKALVYEFAVRGAKVVAAARSLDNLTILKTDLFSAGKEILIVQTDVTIENECRQLIEKTIEKFEKIDVLINNAGISMRALFNELDTTVIRKLMEVNFWGTVYCSKFALPHLQKSKGSLVGVSSIAGYKGLPGRTGYSASKFAMQGLLEVIRIENLKKDLHVLIACPGFTASNIRKTALAADGTQQGESPRDEGKMMSAEEVARHIAEAIGKRKRSLILTSQGKITVLLNKFFPAMLDKMVYNHMAKEINSPFK, encoded by the coding sequence ATGAAGCGATTCGACGATAAGGTGGTGGTAATTACGGGAGCATCCTCAGGGATCGGTAAAGCGTTGGTTTATGAATTTGCCGTACGTGGTGCAAAGGTAGTGGCAGCGGCACGTTCGCTCGATAACCTGACCATCCTTAAAACGGACCTTTTTTCAGCCGGAAAGGAGATTCTTATCGTGCAAACCGATGTGACCATAGAAAATGAATGCAGGCAACTCATTGAAAAGACGATTGAAAAATTTGAAAAAATTGACGTGCTGATCAACAACGCCGGCATCTCCATGCGTGCGCTTTTTAATGAACTGGACACAACAGTAATCAGGAAATTGATGGAGGTCAATTTTTGGGGAACGGTGTATTGCAGTAAATTTGCACTACCGCACCTGCAAAAATCAAAGGGTTCGCTGGTAGGCGTTTCATCCATTGCAGGATATAAAGGACTTCCCGGAAGGACAGGTTACAGCGCCTCAAAATTTGCCATGCAGGGATTACTCGAAGTTATCCGTATCGAAAATCTGAAAAAAGACCTTCACGTGCTGATTGCATGTCCAGGATTTACTGCTTCGAATATCAGGAAAACTGCCTTAGCTGCAGATGGAACGCAACAAGGCGAATCGCCCCGCGACGAAGGTAAAATGATGAGCGCCGAAGAGGTGGCTCGTCACATTGCTGAGGCTATCGGGAAGCGAAAACGTTCGTTAATACTAACTTCTCAGGGAAAGATCACCGTTCTTCTCAATAAATTTTTCCCTGCAATGCTCGACAAAATGGTATACAACCACATGGCAAAAGAGATTAATTCACCGTTCAAATAA
- a CDS encoding ferritin family protein: MSTDYKKILEMAIGNEIEAHDFYMHAASRSKNELLKSIFTELAEEEEKHKRTLEGFLNNQSLKLNFHVTAPDYKIAETIELPKLTTEMSFADGVALAIKKEQEAMEMYQKFADASSDVEQQKIFLELATMELGHKVKLEDIYVDTAYKEVW, from the coding sequence ATGAGTACAGATTACAAAAAAATCCTTGAGATGGCCATTGGTAATGAGATTGAAGCCCATGATTTTTACATGCATGCAGCTTCCAGATCCAAAAATGAATTACTGAAATCAATCTTCACCGAACTTGCTGAAGAAGAAGAAAAGCACAAGAGAACCCTCGAAGGTTTTCTAAACAATCAGTCGCTGAAGTTGAATTTTCATGTCACTGCACCCGATTACAAAATTGCTGAAACCATCGAGCTGCCTAAACTTACAACCGAAATGTCATTTGCCGACGGCGTCGCTTTAGCGATTAAGAAAGAACAGGAAGCTATGGAGATGTATCAGAAATTTGCTGATGCAAGTTCGGATGTGGAGCAACAGAAAATTTTCCTTGAACTGGCAACGATGGAGTTAGGTCACAAGGTGAAACTCGAAGATATTTATGTGGATACCGCTTATAAAGAAGTTTGGTAA
- a CDS encoding DUF349 domain-containing protein: MENKDQLNQIPVDPEMVTQDEKTSQTLEINVEASPVADSGQENANTQAIEVADVDATEAGTSEVTDLPEMTTMADEAQEVVEPAIEQPVQLQETETKVQPDEPANEELVVSEVEPVTVEENPEAEMQVVTETAEEISDVETQTDTEKVAGVDDSPVAEEVIVAEAVKEELPEEQVVEGVKEEEVPKTKESVTAEAEEVQHEEEHDEEDEEIEHDEHADLTLLNYDEMTREELIENLEALVHEDDVTKMKSRIALIKVAFLRKSKEIKETGYQKFLDEGGEKEAYAPESDDLETKFNSLFDIYRQKRAVYLDNLETEKITNLKKKQEILDALKELINSEETLKKTYDDFRDLQENWRQIGMVPKAEVNNLWQNYHFLVEKFFDKVKINKELKDLDLRKNLEQKIELCEKVEELLLETSIIKSFKQLQRLHEQWKDIGPVPDDKKDEIWDRFKSTTDKINQRRRDHYKLLQEDQENNLAAKVALCEKAESLLAEEVNSIKGWQERTRHFNDLFRVWKSIGQAPKKQNDEIWERFKTSLDGFFAEKKDYFGKIKEQQVNNYNLKVELCLQAEALKDTDDWRNTTRELIDLQKRWKEIGPVPRKYADKIWQRFRDACDEFFNKKSAHFSGVRNEESENLRKKEELIAAVENHEFGTDKSKNLELLKDYQRQWTEIGFVPFRDKDRLQNAFRNAINKRLDQLNISNSEMSLSNYISKADSMKHTADGGRQLQREQNFVQNKIAELREDIMLWENNIGFLADTKNANLFKIEFEKKIEKAKSELGVLESKLKILSK, from the coding sequence ATGGAAAATAAAGATCAACTGAATCAAATTCCTGTTGACCCTGAGATGGTAACACAGGATGAGAAGACTTCACAAACACTGGAAATCAATGTTGAAGCATCTCCCGTAGCTGACTCTGGTCAGGAAAACGCTAACACACAGGCCATTGAAGTAGCAGATGTTGATGCTACTGAGGCCGGGACATCCGAAGTGACCGACCTTCCCGAAATGACTACCATGGCTGATGAAGCCCAGGAAGTCGTTGAACCGGCAATTGAGCAACCAGTTCAGTTGCAGGAAACCGAAACCAAAGTTCAACCGGACGAACCCGCAAATGAGGAGTTGGTAGTATCCGAAGTTGAGCCTGTTACTGTTGAAGAAAATCCTGAAGCTGAAATGCAGGTTGTAACTGAAACGGCAGAAGAAATTTCTGACGTTGAAACACAAACAGACACGGAAAAAGTTGCCGGGGTGGATGATTCTCCGGTTGCTGAAGAAGTTATTGTTGCAGAAGCTGTTAAGGAAGAATTGCCGGAAGAGCAGGTGGTTGAAGGTGTTAAAGAAGAGGAGGTACCAAAAACCAAGGAAAGCGTTACTGCAGAAGCTGAAGAAGTTCAGCATGAGGAAGAGCATGATGAAGAGGATGAAGAGATTGAGCATGATGAGCATGCTGACCTGACATTGCTCAATTACGACGAGATGACACGTGAAGAGTTGATCGAAAACCTTGAAGCGCTCGTTCATGAGGACGACGTGACAAAAATGAAATCGAGGATTGCCCTGATCAAGGTGGCTTTCCTTCGTAAATCCAAGGAAATAAAGGAAACCGGGTATCAGAAATTTTTAGATGAAGGTGGCGAAAAAGAAGCTTATGCCCCCGAAAGTGACGACCTCGAAACCAAATTTAATAGCTTGTTTGATATTTACAGGCAGAAAAGGGCTGTTTACCTGGATAATCTTGAAACCGAAAAAATTACCAACCTGAAGAAGAAACAGGAAATTCTTGACGCATTAAAGGAGCTGATTAATTCCGAGGAGACACTCAAAAAGACCTACGACGATTTCAGGGATTTACAGGAAAACTGGCGTCAGATAGGGATGGTTCCAAAGGCAGAAGTAAACAACCTATGGCAGAATTATCATTTTCTGGTGGAGAAATTCTTTGATAAAGTAAAAATTAACAAGGAACTGAAAGACCTGGACCTGAGGAAAAATCTCGAACAGAAAATTGAGTTGTGCGAGAAAGTGGAAGAGTTGCTGCTCGAAACATCAATCATCAAATCTTTCAAGCAATTGCAGCGTCTTCATGAGCAGTGGAAGGATATAGGACCGGTTCCGGATGATAAGAAAGATGAAATCTGGGATCGCTTTAAATCAACAACTGACAAAATAAATCAGCGCCGCCGCGATCACTATAAACTTTTACAGGAAGATCAGGAAAACAACCTTGCTGCAAAGGTTGCTCTCTGCGAAAAAGCTGAAAGCCTCCTTGCCGAGGAGGTTAACTCAATCAAAGGATGGCAGGAACGCACCCGCCATTTCAACGATCTTTTCAGGGTTTGGAAGTCTATCGGACAGGCGCCGAAAAAACAGAACGACGAAATTTGGGAACGTTTCAAGACCTCACTCGATGGATTTTTTGCTGAGAAAAAGGATTATTTCGGGAAAATAAAAGAGCAACAGGTCAACAATTATAATTTGAAAGTTGAACTCTGCCTGCAGGCCGAAGCGCTGAAAGATACCGACGACTGGCGAAATACCACCCGTGAACTGATCGATTTGCAGAAACGCTGGAAGGAAATTGGCCCTGTGCCCCGCAAGTATGCTGACAAAATCTGGCAGCGTTTCAGGGATGCCTGTGATGAGTTCTTTAATAAAAAATCAGCTCATTTTTCAGGAGTTAGAAACGAAGAATCAGAAAACCTCAGGAAAAAAGAGGAACTTATCGCTGCTGTTGAGAATCATGAGTTTGGTACGGATAAGTCAAAGAACCTGGAATTGCTCAAAGATTACCAGAGACAATGGACGGAGATCGGTTTTGTTCCTTTCAGGGATAAAGACCGGCTGCAGAATGCTTTCCGCAATGCCATTAACAAACGCCTGGATCAGCTTAATATCAGCAATTCCGAAATGTCCCTTTCGAATTACATATCTAAGGCAGATTCGATGAAGCATACCGCTGACGGAGGAAGGCAATTGCAACGCGAGCAGAATTTTGTTCAGAACAAGATTGCTGAACTTCGGGAAGATATTATGCTGTGGGAAAACAACATCGGTTTCCTGGCCGATACCAAAAACGCCAACCTGTTTAAGATCGAGTTTGAAAAAAAGATCGAAAAAGCAAAAAGCGAACTGGGAGTGCTCGAGTCAAAACTGAAAATTTTATCCAAATAA
- a CDS encoding tetratricopeptide repeat protein: protein MKSYKKWLSVLLITAFGLCTQIRSYASTPDSLLILYGAHPYDVSLSDTLSEEVFRTIYDDPNQAILLAEKVQKISEKNLNHKTTAKMLMYIGIAYDFKGMYDSSFKKYDQGLNVAEVNNLDEIRGDLLNNYSITLAIVGEMGASVDCALKALSIFEKSADSTRLAKIYNNLGLRYSEMGFKESALDYYLKATAINERWGDTARLVYNYGNIGLLYYDLNDFDPALEYLSKSLNLQDTVKNRLEYSISLHYLALVYQRIGRHNDAFELEQQAFRIAAELNDELGMIPILQGKASIKRSQGDRQTSLAYLHQALAIAQKIGARAYLINIYQDLSETYADKNQFREAFRYSKLYTDLKDSLMSLEKNKAVELITQFEKENKQREIQLLTKDSEIQQLSIRRQKILRNSIGIVGLLLLVMAILLFHRYRYVRKTNSQLEEKNLIINKEKDRSDKLLLNILPAETAEELKLKGYAEAKHFEQVTVMFTDFVGFTKLAETLSAQDLVSEIDYCFKNFDLIISKYTIEKIKTIGDSYMCAGGLPVVNTTHAIDVVNAAIGIQRFMLNLKTERIALNKPYFEIRIGIHTGPLVAGVVGIKKYQYDIWGDTVNLASRMESSGQPGKVNISQSTWEYIKDKFTCVYRGKIEAKNKGSIDMYYVEM, encoded by the coding sequence ATGAAATCATACAAAAAGTGGCTTTCAGTGCTTTTAATTACTGCATTTGGGTTGTGTACCCAAATCCGGAGTTACGCCTCAACTCCTGATAGTCTCTTGATTTTATATGGCGCCCACCCATACGATGTATCGCTTTCTGATACCCTTTCTGAAGAAGTTTTCAGGACCATTTACGATGATCCCAACCAGGCTATACTTCTTGCAGAAAAGGTCCAAAAAATTTCCGAAAAGAACCTGAATCACAAAACAACGGCAAAAATGCTGATGTACATTGGAATTGCCTATGACTTCAAAGGTATGTACGACTCTTCATTTAAAAAATACGATCAGGGACTTAATGTAGCCGAAGTGAATAACCTCGATGAGATCAGGGGGGATTTGTTGAACAACTACAGCATTACCCTTGCCATTGTTGGTGAGATGGGGGCATCAGTGGATTGTGCACTCAAAGCACTTTCGATATTCGAAAAGTCAGCCGACAGTACACGTCTGGCAAAAATTTACAACAATCTTGGGCTGCGTTACAGCGAGATGGGTTTCAAGGAGAGTGCACTGGATTATTATTTAAAGGCAACTGCCATCAACGAACGCTGGGGCGATACCGCAAGACTTGTTTACAATTATGGAAACATAGGCCTGTTATATTACGACCTGAACGATTTTGACCCTGCACTCGAATACCTCAGTAAATCGCTCAACTTGCAGGATACGGTGAAAAACAGGCTGGAGTATTCCATTTCATTGCACTATCTGGCATTGGTTTATCAACGGATAGGAAGGCATAATGATGCGTTTGAACTTGAGCAGCAGGCTTTCAGAATTGCTGCTGAACTGAATGATGAACTGGGTATGATTCCTATCCTCCAGGGTAAAGCCTCGATAAAAAGAAGCCAGGGTGATAGACAGACCTCACTTGCATATCTTCACCAGGCATTGGCCATTGCTCAGAAAATTGGCGCCAGGGCTTACCTGATTAATATTTATCAGGATCTGTCCGAAACCTATGCCGATAAAAATCAATTCAGGGAGGCTTTCAGGTACAGCAAACTTTACACTGATCTCAAAGATTCGCTCATGTCGTTGGAAAAGAACAAGGCGGTTGAGTTAATAACACAATTCGAAAAAGAGAACAAACAACGTGAAATCCAACTCTTAACCAAAGATTCGGAAATCCAGCAGTTAAGCATCAGAAGGCAGAAGATTTTAAGAAACTCAATTGGAATTGTTGGATTATTATTGTTGGTCATGGCAATTTTACTCTTCCATCGCTACCGTTATGTGCGGAAGACAAACAGCCAATTGGAGGAGAAAAATCTTATTATCAACAAGGAAAAAGATCGCTCTGATAAATTGTTGCTCAACATTTTACCTGCTGAAACTGCTGAAGAACTCAAATTGAAAGGCTATGCAGAAGCTAAACATTTTGAACAGGTAACTGTCATGTTTACCGATTTTGTGGGATTTACGAAATTGGCTGAAACACTATCTGCACAAGACCTTGTCAGTGAAATCGACTATTGTTTTAAAAATTTTGACCTCATCATTTCCAAGTACACCATCGAAAAGATTAAAACCATCGGCGATTCATACATGTGTGCAGGTGGATTACCGGTTGTAAATACTACCCATGCAATAGATGTGGTGAACGCCGCTATTGGTATACAGCGATTTATGCTTAACCTGAAAACTGAACGTATAGCATTAAACAAGCCATATTTTGAGATACGAATCGGGATTCATACTGGTCCGTTGGTAGCTGGTGTAGTCGGCATCAAAAAATATCAGTACGACATCTGGGGAGATACCGTCAACCTTGCCTCCCGAATGGAGTCTAGCGGGCAACCCGGAAAGGTCAATATCTCACAATCAACCTGGGAGTATATTAAGGACAAGTTTACTTGCGTTTACCGGGGTAAGATTGAAGCAAAAAATAAAGGCTCAATTGATATGTATTATGTTGAAATGTAG
- a CDS encoding DUF1684 domain-containing protein, with product MSKNTLSYADQINQQRLEKDNLFKNSATSPLTSLSLSTFTGLSYFPVDERYRISGILVKDSTPAVVQLNTSTGRNVGVERFGIARFGFDGKSFELVVYKTGNLNDFADAPGQLFIPFKDLTSGIQSHPAGRYLLISVNEGSNQVELDFNKAFNPLNSYNPALESIIAPEENMAGLSFTVGQRKFEDRK from the coding sequence ATGAGTAAAAACACATTATCCTATGCTGACCAGATCAACCAGCAAAGACTTGAAAAAGACAATCTTTTCAAAAACTCAGCCACATCACCGCTGACCTCCTTATCGCTTTCTACTTTTACCGGACTATCGTATTTTCCGGTTGATGAAAGGTACCGGATATCAGGTATTCTCGTGAAGGATAGTACACCGGCAGTTGTTCAACTCAACACTTCAACCGGCCGGAATGTTGGTGTAGAAAGATTTGGAATTGCGAGGTTTGGTTTTGATGGTAAAAGTTTTGAACTGGTCGTTTACAAGACAGGAAATCTCAATGACTTCGCCGATGCACCCGGTCAGTTATTTATTCCTTTTAAAGACCTGACTTCCGGAATACAAAGTCATCCGGCAGGACGCTACCTTTTGATTTCTGTCAACGAAGGCTCAAACCAGGTGGAGTTGGACTTTAACAAGGCTTTCAATCCTCTAAATTCCTACAACCCTGCACTGGAAAGTATAATTGCACCCGAAGAAAACATGGCTGGCCTCTCCTTTACAGTAGGTCAGCGGAAATTTGAAGACCGGAAGTAA